The proteins below come from a single Dermatophilaceae bacterium Soc4.6 genomic window:
- a CDS encoding helix-turn-helix transcriptional regulator — MGDVVRLHRAEATRASAAEPLWREVIGRQLREERTIRGERILDVAARAGVSPQYLSELERGRKDASSEVLSAVAGALDTRVLDLVRGAAGQLARSTVRSSGPVCLAA; from the coding sequence ATGGGAGACGTCGTGCGCCTGCACAGGGCCGAAGCGACCCGCGCGTCAGCAGCCGAACCGTTGTGGCGCGAGGTGATCGGACGGCAGCTACGCGAAGAGCGCACGATCCGGGGTGAGCGCATCCTCGACGTGGCGGCCCGTGCCGGCGTCTCACCGCAGTACCTCTCCGAGCTCGAGCGCGGCAGGAAGGATGCGTCCTCGGAGGTGCTGTCAGCCGTCGCCGGCGCTCTGGACACCAGGGTGCTGGACCTGGTGCGCGGAGCAGCTGGGCAGCTGGCCCGATCAACGGTGCGGTCCTCCGGGCCGGTGTGCCTCGCCGCCTGA